A single genomic interval of Lucilia cuprina isolate Lc7/37 chromosome 2, ASM2204524v1, whole genome shotgun sequence harbors:
- the LOC111684483 gene encoding neuroplastin → MEAKFLAGIFSFLSIFLAIYAQSTGADFLVPNYDNVEHQLKAFEIRTPLVLSCNVTDSSVTDITWEKNGTDVRKVKELEGRYRIIAAERKFIIDRTDINDDGVYSCVANNQKKDINVYAKIAVRVPSNMGVVEGEKLTIICTVVGTDPKLSWTFRNLTINSTSQHYSLKADENHVENAILIIENVSMDDRGEYKCIGRNAATDYLKIAEASDASYVRVKGKFAALWPFLGICAEVLILCTIILIYEKRRNKGELDESDIDNQE, encoded by the exons GGGCAGATTTTTTGGTGCCAAACTATGATAATGTAGAACATCAGCTAAAAGCCTTTGAAATTCGAACTCCATTAGTACTAAGCTGTAATGTCACAGATTCCAGTGTAACTGATATAACATG GGAAAAGAACGGTACAGATGTGAGAAAAGTTAAAGAACTTGAAGGTCGCTATCGCATAATAGCCGCCGAAAGAAAGTTTATTATCGATAGAACAGACATAAATGATGATGGCGTCTATTCGTGTGTGGCCAATAATCAAAAGAAAGATATTAATGTTTATG CTAAAATTGCTGTAAGAGTGCCTTCAAATATGGGCGTTGTTGAGGGTGAAAAATTGACAATTATCTGTACAGTGGTTGGTACTGATCCAAAATTGTCATGGACTTTCC GTAACTTAACCATCAACAGTACCTCACAACATTATTCTTTAAAAGCCGATGAAAATCATGTAGAAAATGCTATCttaattattgaaaatgtttcaaTGGATGATAGAGGCGAATACAAATGTATTGGTCGTAATGCTGCCACCGATTATCTTAAAATAGCTGAAGCTAGTGATGCATCGTATGTACGTGTAAAAG gCAAATTTGCCGCTTTGTGGCCTTTCTTGGGTATCTGTGCTGAGGTTTTGATACTGTGTACCATTATTTTGATTTACGAGAAGAGACGTAACAAGGGTGAATTGGACGAAAGTGACATAGATAACCAGGAGTAA
- the LOC111684486 gene encoding uncharacterized protein LOC111684486, whose translation MTNQNGQLILQTLQNLDEPSTILKISKKIADTVGADINDVKDSVKATLDGGVQYGYVQRLNRKYFAAPLELEALDDSEVNNAQDMKALQDRSARRRRGSRRSRRRVGSRRRRRSRR comes from the exons ATGACTAATCAAAACGGCCAATTGATTTTGCAAACTTTGCAAAATTTAGATGAACCCTcgacaattttgaaaatttcgaaaaagatAGCCGATACAGTGGGC GCAGACATAAATGATGTAAAAGATTCCGTCAAAGCCACTTTAGATGGCGGTGTGCAATATGGATATGTGCAACGGCTTAATCGCAAATATTTTGCAGCTCCTCTTGAGCTAGAAGCATTAGATGATTCCGAAGTCAATAATGCTCAAGATATGAAAGCATTGCAAGATCGTTCTGCAAGAAGGCGACGGGGGTCACGTAGAAGTCGACGGCGTGTGGGTAGTCGACGCAGACGTCGATCTCGCCGTTAA